The region GCTGCGTCCGGGCGGCTCGGCGCTGGTGCTCAAAGCCGTGCCGCTACTGCTCGCCCTGCCCGGCGTGTGGGGGCACCGGCTTTATACGCTGCAATGGGCGTCGATGCTGATCCTCCTGTATTTTGCCGAGGGCATCGTCCGCGGCTGGAGCGACCGCGGCCTGAGCGCCCGCCTCGGCTGGCTCGAGGTCATCCTCGCCGTAGTCTTCTTCGTCTGCACGCTCGTGTATGTCGCACCGTTCAAGCGCGCGGCAAAACGGGCAGCGAAGCAGGCAGCAAAGGAGAACGCACAGCAGAACGCCGGATATGCCGAGGGAGGCACACGCTGAGAACAGCGCTTCTCGCGTCGTTTCTCGCGTCGCTTCCCGCACCACTTCCCGCGTAACCTATCCGCCAAACATCCTGACCGACCAACATGACCCAAGCCGCTTTCCTCGCCGCTTGCCGCGGCGCCATCGGCGCCGCCCAAGTGCTCACCGATCCGCACGATACCGCTCCCTACCTCACCGACTGGCGCCGCCGCTATACTGGCTCGGCCTGCGCGGTGCTCTGCCCGGCCACGCCTGACGAAGTCGCGGCACTCGTCAAACTCGCCGTCGAGCATCGCA is a window of Paraburkholderia phytofirmans OLGA172 DNA encoding:
- a CDS encoding DUF2069 domain-containing protein; this translates as MQVQPKPSAAFGAAAALLALIVLSVAWEWWLAPLRPGGSALVLKAVPLLLALPGVWGHRLYTLQWASMLILLYFAEGIVRGWSDRGLSARLGWLEVILAVVFFVCTLVYVAPFKRAAKRAAKQAAKENAQQNAGYAEGGTR